One window from the genome of Candidatus Eisenbacteria bacterium encodes:
- a CDS encoding phospholipase D family protein encodes MFLSGRQLWKQISQTAKSARGRRFVATPYLTSGVAKALHFRRCDVLFCALTLANCRSGSIDPREVKRLQRRGVTVYTSDELHAKVFLLGHKAIVGSANLTRRSRDVLDEAAVLLEDRGSVAAVRAWFEARLHSPLQPEWLAKCIAAYRPPRGTPGPKHGRDPAAARERGRGVMLAALVPRRDDTRDASLIEEGRARAKQLLKHKRRSDVEDFRWSGSREFRVGDVVIQMFRDGEETWVSPHARVLNVRRRTLKNGKRRSYVFLEMPRRYRRMRFEAFAKRCRAFGLEINAWRTRDVTDSGLMHPLLLLTSPDAMRRG; translated from the coding sequence GTGTTCCTGTCGGGCCGCCAACTTTGGAAGCAGATCTCACAGACAGCGAAGTCCGCTCGGGGAAGGCGTTTCGTCGCCACGCCCTACCTGACCTCGGGAGTCGCGAAGGCACTTCACTTTCGCCGCTGTGATGTCCTCTTCTGCGCGCTGACTCTCGCAAACTGCCGCAGCGGGAGCATCGACCCCCGGGAAGTGAAACGATTGCAGCGTCGCGGGGTCACCGTCTACACGAGCGACGAACTGCACGCCAAGGTATTCCTTCTCGGACACAAAGCCATCGTCGGGTCGGCCAATCTCACCCGGCGCTCGCGCGACGTGCTCGACGAAGCCGCCGTGCTGCTCGAGGACCGTGGGTCCGTCGCGGCGGTCCGCGCGTGGTTCGAGGCCCGCCTGCATTCGCCACTACAGCCCGAGTGGCTGGCCAAGTGCATCGCGGCGTACAGGCCCCCACGGGGAACGCCTGGCCCAAAGCACGGGCGTGACCCTGCCGCAGCAAGAGAGCGAGGCCGCGGCGTGATGCTTGCCGCGCTAGTGCCACGGCGCGACGACACGAGGGATGCGAGCCTCATCGAAGAGGGGCGCGCCCGCGCCAAGCAACTGCTCAAGCATAAGCGCCGGTCGGACGTCGAGGACTTTCGCTGGAGTGGGAGCCGCGAGTTTCGGGTCGGTGACGTCGTGATCCAGATGTTCCGCGACGGGGAGGAAACGTGGGTGTCACCGCACGCACGGGTCCTCAACGTTAGGAGGCGAACCCTGAAGAACGGCAAGCGTCGCTCGTACGTCTTCCTGGAGATGCCTCGCCGCTACCGGCGCATGCGCTTCGAGGCCTTTGCAAAGCGCTGCCGCGCGTTCGGTCTCGAGATCAATGCGTGGCGAACGCGGGACGTCACGGACTCGGGGTTGATGCACCCGTTGCTGCTGCTGACGTCACCCGATGCGATGAGACGGGGCTAG